The genomic window CGATATGATATTGAAGGTGCGGATGAAATTGTTTTTCTGGATATTACCGCTTCTTACGAAAGAAGGAAAACCATAATTGATGTCGTTAAAAAAACTGCCGAAAAGGTTTTCATTCCGCTAACTGTCGGTGGTGGAATACAAAATTTAGACGATATACGAAATCTTCTGAAAGCAGGCGCGGATAAGGTTTCAATAAATACATCGGCGGTTGAAAATCCAAATTTTGTAAAAATAGCATCACAAAAATTTGGTAGCCAGTGTATCGTCGTTGCGATAGATGCGAAAAGACAGTTCACGAGTTCACGAGTTCACAAGTTCACGAGTTGTTGGTGGGGGGTCTATACTTACGGTGGAAGAAAAGTGACAGGCATAGATGCTGTTGTGTGGGCACAGAAAGTTGAGAAACTTGGCGCAGGCGAAATTTTACTAACAAGTATGGATAGAGACGGCACAAAAGACGGTTATGATATTGAACTAACAAAAGCGATTTCAGAAACAGTAAAAATCCCGGTAATCGCATCAGGCGGTGCTGGCAAAAAAGAGCATTTTTATCAAGCATTTACTAAAGGCAATGCAGATGCTGCACTTGCTGCTTCACTTTTTCATTACCAGGAATTAAAAATTGCTGAATTAAAAAAATATCTATCACAAAAAGGAGTCGCAATAAGAATATGTTAAAATTAAAATTTGACAAAAATGGCTTAATACCCGCTATAATCCAAGATGAAAAAACAAAACAGGTTTTGATGCTCGCTTATATGAATAAAGAAGCGTTCCAAAAAACTCTGAAAACAAACCGAACATGGTTTTACTCTCGTAGCAGAAAAAAACTGTGGCTCAAAGGTGAAGTATCAGGCAATATCCAGATTGTCAAAAAAATACTTGTTGATTGCGATACGGATACGATTTTAATACTTGTCAAGCCGAAAGGTCCCGCCTGCCATAACGGCTACAACTCTTGTTTTTATAGAACTGTTAAAGGAAAAATTATCTCTAAAAAAATGT from Elusimicrobiota bacterium includes these protein-coding regions:
- the hisF gene encoding imidazole glycerol phosphate synthase subunit HisF; its protein translation is MLTKRIIPCLDVDNGRVVKGTKFLNLRDAGDPVEVAKRYDIEGADEIVFLDITASYERRKTIIDVVKKTAEKVFIPLTVGGGIQNLDDIRNLLKAGADKVSINTSAVENPNFVKIASQKFGSQCIVVAIDAKRQFTSSRVHKFTSCWWGVYTYGGRKVTGIDAVVWAQKVEKLGAGEILLTSMDRDGTKDGYDIELTKAISETVKIPVIASGGAGKKEHFYQAFTKGNADAALAASLFHYQELKIAELKKYLSQKGVAIRIC
- the hisI gene encoding phosphoribosyl-AMP cyclohydrolase, which encodes MLKLKFDKNGLIPAIIQDEKTKQVLMLAYMNKEAFQKTLKTNRTWFYSRSRKKLWLKGEVSGNIQIVKKILVDCDTDTILILVKPKGPACHNGYNSCFYRTVKGKIISKKMFDPNKVYQK